The following coding sequences are from one Enterococcus sp. 4G2_DIV0659 window:
- a CDS encoding DUF1310 family protein: protein MKKKLLVVIGIIVIIIIGIGGKVMLDNKKQEDKMIKIVNSQEAKEVFENGLKVLDPKALTEEGIIKSYEIDEESIKHNPMGGINVTLFANKKSNLYIFFTLNKDENGNLTDEGGGNSSDLERLLEDK, encoded by the coding sequence ATGAAAAAGAAACTATTAGTAGTTATAGGTATCATTGTAATAATTATAATTGGGATTGGAGGGAAAGTTATGTTAGACAATAAGAAACAAGAGGATAAAATGATTAAGATTGTGAATAGTCAAGAAGCAAAAGAAGTATTTGAAAATGGTTTAAAAGTACTTGACCCGAAAGCACTGACAGAAGAAGGAATTATCAAATCGTATGAAATTGATGAAGAAAGTATCAAACATAATCCTATGGGTGGGATAAATGTAACACTTTTTGCTAATAAAAAATCTAATCTATATATTTTCTTCACACTCAACAAAGATGAAAATGGGAATTTAACTGATGAAGGTGGTGGAAATTCTTCTGATTTAGAAAGATTATTGGAGGATAAGTAG